Genomic segment of Planctomycetota bacterium:
GCGGCGAGGTCGTTGACGAGTCGCTGGTCGTCTCTGCAGACGGCGGACTGGCGAACGTGCTGGTCTACCTCGACGGCGAGCAGGTGGTCGACTCGACCGGCCAGGCACGCACGCCGGCCGAGCTGGATCAAACCGGTTGCCGATTCGTCCCGCGTGTCCAGGGCGTGCAGATCCAGCAGATCTTCGAGGTCGCCAACGGCGATCCGATGCGGCACAACGTGCGGTTCGCTCCGGAAAACAACGAGCGGCAGAACCTCATCTTCGCCACCGGAGGCACCCGGCAGTCCGTCACGTTCAACCGGCCCGAGAGCGACCCCTTCGTCGTCAAGTGCGACATCCACCCGTGGATGACGGCCTACGTCCGCGTCTTCGGCCATCCGTTCTACGCGACGACCGACACCGACGGCCGATTCGAGATCGCCCAGGTGCCGGCCGGCGAGTACGACGTCACCACGTGGCACGAACTGCTCGGCGAGCGGTCGGCAACCCTGACGGTCGGTGATGAAGTGACGCAGCTTGACTTCACCTACGCCCGGCCGCAGAGCTAGTGGCTCGCTATTCTGCCGGCATGGCCACTCGCACGCCCTTCGTCGCCGGCAACTGGAAGATGAACCTCGACCGCGCCGCCGGCATCGAGCTGGCGAAGCTCCTCGCTGCCGAGGAGCATCCCGGCGTCGACGAGGGGTGCGCCCCGCCGTTCGTCTACCTCGACGCCGTCAAGCAGCACCTGGGTGACAAGGTGATGCTCGGGGCCCAGGACTGCTACTTCGAGAGCAAGGGTGCCTTCACCGGCGAGGTCTCGGCCGAGATGCTGGTGGACATCGGCTGCCGGTTCTGCCTCGTCGGCCACAGCGAGCGCCGTCACGTGCTCCACGAGCCCACGGAGCTGCTGGCCAAGAAGGCGTCCGCCGTCTTTAACGCGGGGCTGACGCTCGTCCACTGCGTCGGCGAGACCCTCGAGCAACGCGAGGCCGACCAGACCTTCGGCGTCATCGACGGGCAGCTCAGCGAGCTGTCGCCCAAGCTGGACGATCCGGCACGCGTCGTCATCGCCTACGAGCCCGTCTGGGCCATCGGCACCGGCAAGACGGCCTCGCCGGAGCAGGCACAGGAGGTCCACGCGTACATCCGCGAGCAGGTGAAGGAAGACTTCGGCGGCGACTTCGC
This window contains:
- a CDS encoding carboxypeptidase regulatory-like domain-containing protein yields the protein MPKRTGVIVSRVAMLSCLVGVAGCDMKGCRSDNSSGLESPVALAEPVYGSGTISGTVSYDGPMPDVKIVGESDACGEVVDESLVVSADGGLANVLVYLDGEQVVDSTGQARTPAELDQTGCRFVPRVQGVQIQQIFEVANGDPMRHNVRFAPENNERQNLIFATGGTRQSVTFNRPESDPFVVKCDIHPWMTAYVRVFGHPFYATTDTDGRFEIAQVPAGEYDVTTWHELLGERSATLTVGDEVTQLDFTYARPQS
- the tpiA gene encoding triose-phosphate isomerase, with the translated sequence MATRTPFVAGNWKMNLDRAAGIELAKLLAAEEHPGVDEGCAPPFVYLDAVKQHLGDKVMLGAQDCYFESKGAFTGEVSAEMLVDIGCRFCLVGHSERRHVLHEPTELLAKKASAVFNAGLTLVHCVGETLEQREADQTFGVIDGQLSELSPKLDDPARVVIAYEPVWAIGTGKTASPEQAQEVHAYIREQVKEDFGGDFADAVRIIYGGSVKADNAAELMANPDVDGALVGGASLKAEQFRPILEAAQPKG